One window of Bacillus sp. THAF10 genomic DNA carries:
- a CDS encoding adenine deaminase C-terminal domain-containing protein, which translates to MHDQAYRWKSKKIREHVAVMDGKKHPTIVLTNATYLNVHLKTWAKANIWIYEDRIIYVGEELPATSDSTEMIDCTSYFLVPGYIEPHVHPFQLYNPLSFAQYASKRGTTTFVNDNLMLTLQMTKKKAFSFIEKMSESPVSMYWWSRFDAQTEIENEEEVFSTRNIKSWLQHPLVLQGGELTSWPKLMAGDDLILHWVQEANANRKPVEGHFPGASEKTLTKMQLLGIHSDHEAMNGADVLKRISQGYRASLRYSSIRPDLPQIVEELEASGVQYYDQTFFNTDGSTPSFYESGVIDRAISIALDKGVPAIEAYRMASFNAANHFYMENKHGSIAPGRIANINFLDAKENPLPVKVLSKGVWVGVDGNSNEAAFPKQDWPALGLEPLKLDWELSLDDLQFSMALGMEMVNEVIIKPYSITVDVSGDSLSTEHDESFLMLLDRGGNWRVNTTLKGFGKHVQGFASSYSNTGDIVLIGKNKQAMLQAFEHMKEIGGGMVLVEEGEVLAEISLPLAGGMSDAPMEQLIQQETNLRHLLFERGYSFGDPVYTLLFLSSTHLPYIRITPRGIYDVMNKTVLFPSIMR; encoded by the coding sequence GCGAATATATGGATCTATGAGGACCGGATTATTTATGTAGGTGAGGAGCTTCCTGCAACTAGCGACAGTACGGAGATGATTGACTGTACGAGCTATTTTCTTGTCCCAGGCTACATAGAACCGCATGTCCATCCGTTTCAACTATATAATCCCCTTTCCTTTGCGCAATATGCATCAAAACGAGGAACGACAACATTTGTAAATGACAATCTTATGCTTACTTTACAGATGACAAAAAAGAAAGCGTTTTCTTTTATTGAAAAAATGAGTGAGTCACCAGTGAGCATGTATTGGTGGAGTCGCTTTGACGCACAAACTGAAATTGAAAACGAAGAAGAAGTATTTTCAACAAGGAATATCAAAAGCTGGCTTCAGCATCCCCTAGTCCTTCAAGGAGGAGAGCTGACGAGCTGGCCAAAATTAATGGCAGGCGATGACCTCATTCTTCACTGGGTGCAAGAAGCGAATGCCAACCGAAAACCTGTGGAAGGACACTTTCCAGGCGCATCGGAAAAAACACTCACCAAAATGCAGTTACTTGGCATCCACAGCGACCACGAAGCGATGAACGGAGCAGATGTCCTGAAGCGAATTTCACAAGGCTACCGGGCTTCCCTGCGCTATTCCTCCATTCGTCCAGATTTGCCGCAGATAGTAGAAGAGCTAGAAGCCTCAGGAGTGCAATATTATGACCAGACCTTTTTCAACACAGATGGATCAACGCCGAGCTTTTATGAAAGCGGTGTCATTGACCGAGCGATAAGTATCGCGCTTGATAAAGGAGTTCCAGCAATTGAAGCTTATCGGATGGCTTCCTTTAATGCCGCCAACCATTTTTACATGGAAAACAAACACGGCAGCATTGCTCCTGGAAGAATAGCCAACATTAACTTCCTAGACGCAAAAGAAAACCCTTTACCCGTTAAGGTACTTTCAAAAGGCGTGTGGGTGGGAGTGGATGGCAATTCCAATGAAGCTGCCTTCCCTAAACAGGATTGGCCAGCTCTTGGGCTTGAGCCACTTAAGCTTGATTGGGAGCTCTCGTTAGACGACTTGCAATTTTCGATGGCACTAGGAATGGAAATGGTCAATGAAGTCATCATCAAGCCATACAGCATCACAGTTGATGTATCAGGAGATTCCTTATCAACGGAGCACGATGAATCCTTCCTCATGCTATTAGACAGGGGAGGAAATTGGCGGGTCAACACTACGCTAAAAGGCTTTGGCAAACATGTGCAAGGTTTCGCAAGCTCTTACTCTAATACCGGTGACATTGTGTTAATTGGGAAAAACAAACAGGCAATGCTGCAAGCCTTTGAGCATATGAAGGAGATAGGGGGAGGAATGGTCCTAGTCGAAGAAGGAGAGGTACTTGCCGAAATTTCCTTGCCTCTTGCTGGCGGTATGTCAGATGCCCCAATGGAACAACTAATACAGCAGGAAACAAATCTTCGTCATTTGCTTTTTGAAAGAGGCTATTCCTTTGGAGATCCCGTCTATACATTGTTATTCTTATCATCCACACATCTTCCTTATATTAGAATAACACCAAGAGGAATCTATGATGTGATGAATAAAACGGTACTCTTTCCGTCAATAATGCGTTAA
- a CDS encoding DUF3048 domain-containing protein gives MGNGKQIIWVLMLMLLLAGCKSDETKGEKTHTEEPEVTQETPSEEAEVLDEIVELKEKAPFTGAALEEKSFARPVAVMVNNDVRARPQSGLHKADIVYEILAEGDITRFLAIYQSEMPETIGPVRSARPYYVDLAKGYNGIYVFHGWSPSAREMIEAGVVDGINGLTYDGSLFKRASFRKAPHNSYITIENIRKGANQLNYPLEVKEADLSPFTFLEDGESAEVEGTATEYVKLAYSSRATTHVEYKYNQEHQHYVRYSAGEKHTDLETMEEITATNVFIVQTEHKIIDEQGRRYIDIQSGGQAILIQNGKRYDVEWQQVEGKILPFMNGKQVPLAPGKTWIQIVPDLNVVSY, from the coding sequence ATGGGGAATGGAAAACAAATTATTTGGGTACTGATGCTAATGTTACTTCTTGCAGGCTGTAAGTCAGACGAAACAAAAGGGGAAAAGACTCACACAGAGGAACCGGAAGTAACACAGGAAACTCCTAGTGAAGAGGCAGAAGTTCTTGATGAAATCGTGGAACTTAAGGAAAAAGCTCCATTTACCGGAGCAGCTTTAGAAGAAAAATCCTTCGCGAGACCTGTTGCAGTGATGGTAAATAATGATGTGAGAGCAAGGCCACAATCGGGACTGCATAAGGCCGATATTGTGTATGAAATTCTTGCAGAAGGGGATATCACCAGATTCCTGGCAATCTACCAAAGCGAAATGCCAGAAACGATTGGTCCTGTCAGAAGTGCTCGTCCATACTATGTAGATTTAGCAAAAGGGTATAATGGAATCTATGTCTTCCACGGCTGGAGTCCATCAGCTAGAGAAATGATTGAAGCTGGCGTAGTAGATGGCATCAATGGCTTAACCTACGATGGTTCTCTTTTTAAACGAGCGAGCTTCCGAAAGGCACCTCATAATTCCTATATCACAATTGAAAATATAAGGAAGGGTGCCAATCAATTAAACTACCCGTTGGAAGTAAAAGAAGCGGACCTGTCACCTTTTACTTTTCTAGAAGATGGGGAATCAGCAGAAGTAGAAGGAACAGCAACAGAATATGTAAAACTTGCCTACTCATCCAGAGCAACAACACATGTTGAATACAAATATAATCAAGAACATCAGCATTATGTCAGATACAGTGCAGGTGAAAAGCATACCGACTTAGAAACGATGGAAGAAATCACGGCAACCAATGTGTTCATTGTTCAAACGGAGCATAAAATTATCGATGAGCAAGGCCGCAGATACATTGACATCCAGAGTGGTGGCCAGGCTATCCTCATTCAAAATGGCAAGCGATATGATGTAGAATGGCAACAAGTTGAAGGAAAAATCTTGCCATTTATGAATGGAAAACAAGTACCGCTCGCACCAGGTAAAACATGGATTCAAATAGTTCCAGACCTGAATGTCGTTTCTTACTAG
- a CDS encoding YerC/YecD family TrpR-related protein has translation MQINKLRGKELDQLFEAVLSLKDMEECYRFFDDLCTVNEIQSLAQRLEVARMLREGFTYHKIETETGASTATISRVKRCLNYGNDAYEMALERVAEEKKSKEA, from the coding sequence ATGCAAATTAACAAACTACGAGGAAAAGAACTGGATCAGCTATTTGAAGCCGTTCTTTCACTAAAAGATATGGAAGAATGCTATCGATTTTTTGATGATCTCTGTACGGTCAATGAAATACAGTCCTTAGCGCAGCGCTTGGAAGTAGCAAGAATGCTACGAGAAGGCTTTACCTATCATAAAATCGAAACAGAAACAGGCGCAAGCACCGCTACCATCTCTCGCGTGAAACGATGTCTAAACTATGGCAATGACGCTTACGAAATGGCATTAGAGCGCGTTGCAGAAGAGAAAAAGTCAAAAGAAGCTTAA
- a CDS encoding heptaprenylglyceryl phosphate synthase: MEVREWQHVFKLDPNKEISEEDLELVCESGTDAILVGGTDGVTLDNVLSLMSRVRRYSLPCALEVSNMESVTPGFDFYFIPSVLNSKKTDWVVDLHIEALKEFGDIMNWEEIVAEGYCIMNAECKAAKLTEAKTDLTKDDVIAYARLAEKMFKLPIFYLEYSGMYGDTEIVRAAKDTLETTQLFYGGGISNAEKAKEMAALADTVVVGNAIYENLKEALKTVEAVKNSKDK; encoded by the coding sequence ATGGAAGTACGCGAGTGGCAGCACGTGTTTAAGTTAGATCCAAATAAGGAAATTTCAGAAGAAGATTTGGAGCTAGTGTGCGAGTCTGGGACAGATGCCATCCTTGTTGGTGGAACGGACGGAGTGACATTAGACAATGTGCTGAGCTTGATGAGCAGAGTGCGCAGATATTCGTTGCCATGTGCCTTAGAGGTATCAAATATGGAGTCTGTGACACCAGGTTTTGATTTTTATTTTATCCCAAGTGTCCTAAACAGCAAAAAGACAGATTGGGTTGTTGATTTACATATAGAAGCACTGAAGGAATTCGGAGATATCATGAACTGGGAGGAAATTGTGGCGGAGGGCTACTGCATCATGAATGCAGAGTGTAAAGCGGCTAAGCTGACTGAAGCAAAAACAGATCTTACCAAGGATGACGTCATCGCCTATGCAAGATTGGCGGAAAAAATGTTTAAACTACCTATCTTTTACTTAGAATATAGTGGTATGTACGGGGACACAGAAATTGTCCGAGCGGCAAAGGATACACTGGAAACCACACAGCTTTTCTACGGTGGTGGAATCTCAAATGCAGAAAAGGCAAAGGAAATGGCAGCTTTGGCCGACACGGTTGTAGTTGGAAATGCCATTTATGAAAATTTGAAAGAAGCACTTAAAACTGTAGAAGCAGTGAAGAATTCAAAAGACAAATAA